A stretch of Lathyrus oleraceus cultivar Zhongwan6 chromosome 6, CAAS_Psat_ZW6_1.0, whole genome shotgun sequence DNA encodes these proteins:
- the LOC127096475 gene encoding uncharacterized protein LOC127096475: MPCNINGHILGYDSNKALDHTRNPRLLAPTLEEVERIIGRNLKDHNPFPKLDEDIPPKRITLALGLKVSEVVDNWDVKGPFSVFSRKFLEDQAKKMEKEGNWEAFYAVLAVLIYGIILFPNIDHFMDHLAVRIFLSGNPVPFLLADIYYTIHDRHEKKGGIVLCCAQLLHAWFRSHMPEEGPFVSKELKPFQKLASLTSSHVKWYIRDWETENVIVSIGDFPNVPLIGTKGCINYNPMLSLRQHGYLMNGPPKAEALEPFILHGVEADHPMVKKIKGSWQAVIRKGKELG; this comes from the exons aTGCCTTGTAACATTAACGGGCAcattttggggtatgacagtaacaaagccctagatcacACCAG GAATCCAAGACTT ttggctcctaccttggaggagGTGGAGAGGATCATAGGCCGGAATTTGAAGGATCATAATCCATTTCCTAAGCTCGATGAAGATATTCCTCCCAAGAGGATAACTTTAGCTTTGGGTCTGAAAGTTTCTGAAGTCGTGGACAATTGGGATGTGAAAGGACCTTTTAGTGTtttttctaggaagttcttggaagatcaggccaagaagatggaaaaagaagGGAATTGGGAAGCCTTTTATGCTGTGTTAGCCGTGTTGATATATGGGATAATcctcttcccaaatattgaccattttATGGACCACCTGGCGGTGAGAATTTTCCTCTCTGGTAACCCTGTACCGTTCCTCTTGGCAGATATCTACTACACTATCCATGATCGccatgagaagaagggaggaatCGTCTTATGTTGTGCACAGTTGTTGCATGCTTGGTTTAGATCCCATATGcccgaagaaggtccttttgtcTCAAAGGAACTCAAGCCCTTCCAGAAGTTAGCTTCCCTCACCTCCAGTCATGTTAAATGGTATATCAGGGATTGGGAAACCGAGAATGTGATTGTCAGCATTGGAGACTTCCCCAATGTGCCGttgataggaaccaagggttgcatcaactataaccccaTGTTATCTCTAAGGCAGCATGGGTACCTTATGAATGGCCCTCCAAAAGCTGAAGCTCTAGAGCCTTTCATCTTACATGGTGTTGAAGCGGATCATCCCATGGTGAAAAAGATCAAGGGGTCTTGGCAAGCAGTTATCAGGAAAGGTAAGGAGTTGGGTTAG